A stretch of the Bdellovibrio sp. 22V genome encodes the following:
- a CDS encoding site-specific integrase — protein MATAAPRYQLNKNKYLLAPESERLRKILTDFQDKDPRNCLMIQVALRTGARAQEVLNIQRSDLNAYDETVFIRGLKNSNDREIPLHSDIFAKLHRFAEAQGGTKVFPISYNRLYQVWEMYRPVPKKFHALRHTFAIELYQKTKDLRLVQVALGHRNITNTMVYADYVYSQQELRKLIL, from the coding sequence ATGGCCACGGCAGCACCTCGGTATCAGCTTAATAAAAACAAATATCTTCTCGCGCCCGAATCAGAACGTTTGCGAAAAATTCTCACAGACTTTCAAGACAAGGACCCCCGCAACTGTTTGATGATTCAGGTGGCTTTGCGGACCGGAGCGCGGGCTCAAGAAGTTTTGAACATTCAACGAAGCGATCTAAACGCCTACGATGAAACGGTTTTTATCCGAGGTTTAAAGAACTCGAACGACCGGGAAATCCCTCTTCATTCCGATATTTTCGCAAAACTTCACCGCTTCGCCGAAGCTCAAGGCGGAACAAAGGTTTTCCCTATCTCGTACAATCGGCTCTATCAGGTCTGGGAAATGTATCGCCCCGTTCCAAAGAAATTCCATGCGCTCAGACACACTTTTGCAATCGAACTCTATCAAAAGACGAAGGATTTACGTTTGGTGCAAGTCGCTTTGGGGCATCGAAACATTACAAATACGATGGTTTATGCCGACTACGTTTACTCTCAGCAGGAACTTCGCAAGCTCATTTTATAG
- the argS gene encoding arginine--tRNA ligase codes for MRLLVSQKIQNAAKALSFEMSLEEIYKSLGEPPNPDMGDLTFGCFILAKALKKAPPMIAAELAKNIPSDENIAKAEPVGPYLNITFTSQSLGKNVIAPMIDGSHFKKELISKSPRSMIEFSQPNTHKELHVGHMRNLCLGDALIRMLRYCGRDVVSCTFPGDVGTHVAKCLWYMQKHNSEPIPETGKGEWLGRMYSKGNMLLEDQLGTDLEEKNRQELTLILRELESKQGEYYELWKTTRQWSIDLMQEVYKWADVKFDIWYWESDVDSASVKWAQQLYKEGKLVQSNGAIGMDLEAEGLGFCLLLKSDGNGLYATKDIELARRKFQENGIEKSIYVVDVRQALHFKQVFKVLEKLGFEQAKDCFHLQYNFVELPDGAMSSRKGNIVPIMDLIQRMEEHVKTNYLSRYENEWSKQEIQEAAEKVAKGAIRYGMLRMDTNKKIVFDLNEWLRLDGESGPFVQYSYARIASLGRKFNFDPKASVQWDLLTHKAEHHLMQSLMNFNSGVALASENYKPAALCTYLYELAKKFNVFYHECPIGTAEDEKIKQARLALSHAVGVTLKQGMALLGIPAPEKM; via the coding sequence ATGAGACTCTTAGTCAGCCAGAAAATCCAAAACGCCGCCAAAGCCTTAAGCTTTGAAATGTCTTTGGAAGAAATCTATAAATCTTTGGGAGAGCCACCAAATCCAGACATGGGAGATCTCACTTTTGGTTGCTTCATTCTTGCAAAGGCTCTAAAAAAAGCGCCGCCGATGATCGCGGCCGAACTGGCTAAAAATATTCCTTCCGACGAAAACATTGCCAAGGCTGAGCCCGTTGGCCCTTATTTAAATATCACTTTCACAAGTCAAAGCTTGGGAAAAAACGTTATTGCGCCGATGATCGACGGATCTCATTTCAAAAAAGAACTGATCTCCAAAAGCCCGCGCAGCATGATCGAGTTTTCTCAGCCGAATACGCATAAAGAACTGCATGTGGGTCACATGCGAAATCTCTGCTTGGGAGACGCACTCATTCGTATGCTCAGATACTGCGGTCGTGATGTGGTTTCTTGTACCTTTCCGGGGGACGTGGGAACGCACGTGGCGAAATGCCTGTGGTACATGCAAAAGCATAATTCAGAGCCGATTCCTGAAACCGGCAAAGGGGAATGGCTGGGGCGCATGTACTCGAAAGGGAATATGCTTTTAGAAGATCAGCTCGGCACAGATCTCGAAGAGAAAAACCGCCAAGAGCTGACTTTGATTTTGCGTGAACTTGAATCCAAGCAAGGCGAGTATTACGAGCTTTGGAAGACGACACGCCAATGGTCCATTGATTTGATGCAGGAAGTTTACAAATGGGCTGATGTGAAATTCGACATTTGGTACTGGGAGTCCGATGTGGATTCGGCGTCAGTAAAATGGGCCCAGCAGCTTTACAAAGAAGGTAAACTGGTTCAATCCAACGGCGCGATCGGTATGGATCTCGAAGCGGAGGGTCTTGGTTTCTGTTTGCTTCTAAAGAGTGACGGTAACGGTCTTTACGCAACGAAAGACATTGAGTTAGCTCGTCGTAAATTTCAAGAAAATGGTATTGAGAAAAGTATCTATGTTGTCGACGTTCGTCAGGCCTTGCACTTCAAGCAAGTCTTTAAGGTTTTAGAGAAGCTAGGCTTCGAACAAGCGAAAGATTGTTTCCACTTGCAATACAATTTCGTCGAACTTCCAGATGGAGCGATGAGTTCTCGTAAAGGCAATATTGTGCCAATTATGGATCTTATTCAGCGCATGGAAGAGCACGTAAAGACGAACTATCTGAGCCGGTACGAAAACGAATGGTCGAAGCAAGAGATCCAAGAAGCGGCAGAAAAAGTCGCGAAAGGTGCGATCCGCTACGGCATGCTGCGTATGGATACGAATAAGAAGATTGTTTTCGATCTCAACGAATGGTTGCGCCTGGATGGCGAGTCAGGACCTTTTGTGCAGTACTCGTATGCGCGTATTGCAAGTCTAGGCCGTAAATTCAACTTCGACCCGAAGGCTTCCGTGCAGTGGGATCTTTTGACTCATAAAGCGGAACATCACTTGATGCAGTCGTTGATGAACTTCAATTCGGGCGTGGCGCTGGCTTCGGAAAATTATAAACCGGCCGCTCTATGTACGTACTTGTATGAGCTCGCGAAGAAATTCAATGTGTTCTATCACGAATGTCCTATTGGTACGGCGGAAGACGAGAAGATCAAACAAGCTCGTCTGGCTTTAAGCCATGCCGTGGGTGTGACTTTGAAGCAGGGGATGGCTCTTCTGGGTATCCCCGCTCCGGAAAAAATGTAG
- a CDS encoding PQQ-binding-like beta-propeller repeat protein has product MKSVLFASLLMFLAGCTTINSTLERWSDRNSSKREYEVKTAWIRQTTEKDNLGFRKINRMTPVLVGDLIIQGNGLDGMVAYHKESGREKWRLPITNGVEPSATIIKDRLFVGASDGNFYSIEASTGLVQWTFATKSENLAAPLLDEGVVYFLAGNNVFYAVDAATGRQVWLYSRQDTSQFSIRGGSQAALSNGTLYVGFSDGALVSLNAKTGAVNWEVQLNRNKRFRDIDATPVVDGNQVFVAGYDDKLYSVSADKGEILWRVDGGGYSAVTVAGDKIFYPTTNGEVWALKKANGDKVWSYKLKEGIATQVKPYKGSLVFGESQGSLRFLDPNTGAVLGSMEPGRGILSAPQTDETTNRVYFISGEANLYAIDAGWIKSPYFKE; this is encoded by the coding sequence ATGAAGTCAGTTCTTTTCGCGTCTCTTTTGATGTTTCTTGCTGGTTGTACGACTATAAATAGCACGCTAGAGCGTTGGAGCGACCGCAACAGCAGCAAAAGAGAATACGAAGTTAAGACCGCGTGGATTCGTCAAACAACAGAAAAAGACAATCTGGGGTTTCGTAAAATCAACCGTATGACACCCGTCTTGGTCGGCGATCTTATTATCCAGGGAAATGGTCTGGATGGCATGGTCGCTTATCATAAAGAAAGCGGCCGTGAAAAATGGCGTCTTCCTATTACAAACGGTGTTGAGCCCAGCGCGACGATCATTAAAGATCGCCTTTTCGTTGGCGCAAGCGATGGCAATTTTTATTCTATCGAAGCCAGCACAGGTTTGGTGCAATGGACGTTTGCAACGAAATCTGAAAACTTAGCGGCGCCTCTTTTAGATGAGGGCGTGGTTTATTTCCTCGCGGGTAATAACGTGTTTTATGCCGTCGATGCCGCAACAGGAAGACAGGTCTGGCTGTACTCACGTCAGGATACGTCGCAATTCTCTATCCGTGGCGGCAGTCAGGCGGCTTTAAGCAATGGCACTCTTTACGTCGGCTTCTCTGACGGGGCGCTGGTGTCTTTGAATGCAAAGACGGGCGCAGTGAACTGGGAAGTTCAGTTGAACCGCAACAAACGTTTCCGTGATATTGATGCAACTCCTGTGGTGGATGGCAATCAGGTCTTTGTCGCAGGTTATGATGACAAGCTTTACAGTGTCTCCGCAGACAAAGGCGAAATCCTTTGGCGTGTGGATGGTGGCGGTTACAGTGCTGTGACTGTTGCCGGGGATAAGATTTTTTATCCAACGACGAATGGCGAAGTCTGGGCTCTTAAAAAAGCCAATGGCGACAAGGTATGGAGCTATAAACTAAAAGAAGGCATCGCGACCCAAGTAAAACCTTATAAAGGATCTTTGGTTTTCGGCGAGTCTCAAGGCAGCTTGCGTTTCCTTGATCCAAATACAGGTGCTGTTCTTGGTTCTATGGAGCCAGGACGTGGCATTCTCTCCGCTCCGCAAACAGATGAAACAACAAATCGTGTGTACTTCATCTCCGGAGAGGCGAATTTGTATGCGATTGATGCCGGTTGGATTAAATCCCCTTATTTCAAGGAGTAA
- a CDS encoding MBL fold metallo-hydrolase, translated as MASAKNKYQNYSAELKQYINPFKEQRQRNMGGFWEMMGVMKQMFIDRVSRGPSSIPQVKPDVMEFLRPSSHLKFIWFGHSTLLFNLDGKIILVDPVFSDYAFSLDIFVKRFQAPALSLSELPHIDLILISHDHYDHLDEKTIKHFVDKKTRFLTPTGVGDELVEWGVSRERITELGWDESTTEFGIKFTATPAQHFSGRSLFSKNQTLWASWVIQSQNDKIFYSGDSGYAEHFRAIGEQYGPFDITFIENGQYNERWLDVHMLPEETIQAHIDLKGKVFVPVHWGMFALALHPWTEPVERTYALAKEKGIPYLSPLLGQTVLLGDKIQTTAWWRSELNTQPNPVLSVTTPVQEK; from the coding sequence ATGGCCTCTGCAAAAAACAAATATCAGAATTATTCTGCCGAACTTAAACAATACATCAATCCCTTCAAAGAACAGCGCCAGCGTAACATGGGCGGCTTTTGGGAGATGATGGGCGTGATGAAACAAATGTTTATCGATCGCGTTTCCCGCGGACCCAGCTCTATTCCCCAGGTCAAACCCGACGTCATGGAGTTCTTAAGACCTTCCTCTCATTTGAAGTTCATTTGGTTTGGGCATTCGACTTTGCTTTTTAATCTCGACGGCAAGATCATCCTTGTGGATCCAGTGTTTTCTGATTATGCCTTTTCACTGGATATCTTCGTGAAACGCTTTCAGGCTCCCGCGCTGTCTTTGTCGGAGCTTCCGCACATCGATTTAATTCTTATCTCTCACGATCACTATGATCATTTAGACGAGAAAACGATCAAACACTTTGTTGATAAGAAAACGCGGTTTCTAACTCCGACCGGTGTCGGCGACGAACTCGTTGAATGGGGCGTTTCGCGCGAACGCATCACAGAGCTTGGCTGGGACGAAAGCACGACAGAGTTTGGAATTAAGTTTACCGCCACACCGGCACAGCATTTTTCCGGGCGCAGTCTATTCAGCAAGAATCAAACTTTGTGGGCTTCATGGGTGATTCAAAGTCAAAACGACAAGATCTTTTATAGTGGTGATTCCGGTTATGCCGAGCACTTTAGAGCGATCGGTGAACAGTATGGACCTTTTGACATTACTTTTATTGAAAACGGTCAATACAATGAACGCTGGCTCGACGTACACATGCTTCCTGAAGAAACCATTCAGGCGCACATCGACTTAAAGGGAAAGGTTTTTGTTCCTGTGCACTGGGGAATGTTTGCTTTAGCACTTCATCCTTGGACGGAACCGGTGGAAAGAACCTATGCCTTGGCCAAAGAAAAAGGCATCCCTTATCTAAGTCCTTTACTGGGGCAAACTGTGCTTCTTGGCGATAAAATTCAGACGACCGCTTGGTGGCGCTCTGAGCTCAACACGCAGCCAAATCCTGTCTTGAGTGTGACAACCCCAGTACAAGAAAAATAA
- a CDS encoding 2OG-Fe(II) oxygenase family protein, which produces MIKTLFPTFVYYAPLKNQGLTQLNKELKEEALKFSEIDEQGQAWSLKNYKGGYTSYGSIAQLHQISTTFELLEKEINKHVRKFVKHLEMDIDPKELKMSSCWINIMPTDVIHTMHLHPLSVISGTYYVQTPKNCSSLKFEDPRLDSFMASPPRKHDAKDINQRYHSLAPQEGHVVLFESWLRHEVPKNNSSKERISISFNYDWV; this is translated from the coding sequence ATGATAAAGACGTTGTTCCCCACCTTTGTATATTATGCGCCCTTAAAAAATCAGGGCCTCACTCAGCTCAATAAAGAGCTCAAGGAAGAGGCTTTAAAATTCTCAGAAATAGACGAGCAGGGTCAGGCCTGGTCTTTAAAGAACTACAAAGGCGGATACACGTCGTACGGATCCATTGCACAACTGCATCAGATTTCAACGACCTTTGAATTGCTGGAAAAAGAGATCAACAAACACGTTCGCAAGTTCGTAAAACATCTGGAAATGGACATCGATCCCAAAGAACTTAAAATGAGTTCTTGCTGGATCAATATCATGCCGACGGACGTGATTCACACGATGCACTTGCATCCTTTGTCCGTCATCAGCGGGACCTATTACGTACAAACACCCAAAAACTGCTCTTCTTTGAAGTTCGAAGATCCTCGACTGGATTCTTTCATGGCGTCACCGCCACGCAAGCACGACGCGAAAGATATTAATCAGCGTTATCACTCTTTGGCTCCGCAAGAGGGCCATGTGGTGCTTTTTGAATCATGGCTGCGCCACGAAGTTCCCAAGAACAATTCATCCAAAGAACGCATCAGCATCAGCTTCAACTACGATTGGGTCTAG
- a CDS encoding tetratricopeptide repeat protein, translating into MSTKISKEDLKSPDQMTQTLRKGFVWTTAHSKIVISAIAVFIVIGVGASLMNYFSEKKEVSQQEKYFLLEKSYTEKKRGFDEAARAEMIAAQAKDKKNTPPVDASKKASGDLQKDYGTIVSGFESFISEAPNTKAAQMAALNLSEIYMNYKKTDEALAALTKVEKGLDKSDMLTALVWMQIGNVMVAKDDCKGAIEKWQTLANTKALAFAHDEAKLRMGLCFESMNDVAKAEEIYTEIGKKDDQATTDFSAAREAQKYLRLLKAKKNL; encoded by the coding sequence TTGAGCACTAAAATTTCTAAAGAAGACCTAAAATCCCCGGATCAAATGACTCAAACTTTGCGAAAGGGTTTTGTTTGGACAACAGCGCACTCTAAAATCGTTATTTCAGCCATCGCTGTGTTTATCGTGATCGGTGTAGGCGCTTCCCTGATGAACTACTTCTCCGAGAAAAAAGAAGTCTCTCAACAAGAGAAGTATTTCTTGCTTGAAAAAAGCTACACAGAGAAAAAACGTGGCTTTGACGAAGCTGCGCGTGCAGAAATGATTGCCGCTCAAGCGAAAGATAAAAAGAACACGCCTCCGGTGGATGCCTCTAAAAAAGCTTCCGGCGATTTGCAAAAAGACTATGGAACGATCGTGAGTGGTTTTGAATCTTTCATTTCGGAAGCTCCAAACACGAAAGCCGCACAAATGGCGGCTTTGAACTTGAGCGAAATCTACATGAACTACAAAAAGACGGACGAGGCTTTGGCGGCTTTGACTAAAGTCGAAAAAGGTCTTGATAAAAGCGATATGCTGACAGCTTTGGTGTGGATGCAAATCGGTAACGTCATGGTTGCGAAAGACGATTGCAAAGGTGCGATCGAAAAATGGCAAACATTGGCGAATACAAAAGCGTTGGCGTTTGCGCATGACGAAGCAAAACTTCGTATGGGCCTTTGTTTTGAATCTATGAACGACGTTGCTAAAGCGGAAGAGATCTACACAGAGATCGGTAAAAAAGACGATCAAGCTACAACGGATTTCTCTGCAGCTCGTGAAGCTCAAAAATATTTGCGCCTTCTTAAAGCGAAAAAGAATCTTTAA
- a CDS encoding Glu/Leu/Phe/Val dehydrogenase, with protein sequence MGTFELISKHGDHEQVVFCNDPHVGLKAIIAIHNTSLGPALGGTRMWNYKNEEEALIDVLRLSKGMTYKAAASGLNLGGGKAVIIGDPKTQKSEGLFRAFGQFVNSLNGKYITAEDVGTSVQDMEHIYMETPWVTGIPKDFGGSGDPSPYTAHGVLMGIKASAKEKFGTDSLKGMRVAVQGLGNVGSNLVNYLVQEGAVVTVADIDMNRTKAVAEKSGSKAVSPDEILFVETDILAPCALGAIVNDQTITKFKTKVIAGGANNVLAEARHGDQLKELGVLYAPDYVINAGGLMNVFVELEGYSPERAFEKTKRVYDNILKVYEIAKRDNIGTHTAADRLAEERINTIGRLKQRHPGKSSRAFTTLKEVHNR encoded by the coding sequence TTGGGAACTTTTGAGCTTATTTCTAAGCATGGTGATCATGAGCAAGTCGTATTCTGTAATGACCCTCATGTTGGTTTGAAAGCGATCATCGCTATTCACAATACTTCTTTGGGCCCGGCTCTTGGTGGTACGCGTATGTGGAACTACAAGAACGAAGAAGAGGCTCTTATTGACGTTCTTCGTCTATCTAAAGGGATGACATATAAAGCGGCAGCATCTGGCCTTAACTTGGGCGGTGGTAAAGCTGTTATCATTGGCGATCCAAAAACTCAGAAATCCGAAGGTTTGTTCCGTGCATTCGGTCAATTCGTAAACTCTTTGAACGGTAAATACATCACGGCGGAAGATGTGGGTACAAGCGTTCAAGACATGGAACACATCTACATGGAGACTCCTTGGGTGACTGGTATTCCTAAGGACTTCGGTGGATCTGGGGACCCATCTCCATACACGGCGCACGGCGTTTTGATGGGGATTAAAGCTTCTGCAAAAGAGAAATTCGGCACGGATTCTTTGAAAGGTATGCGAGTGGCCGTTCAAGGGCTTGGTAACGTAGGTTCAAACCTTGTAAATTACCTTGTTCAAGAAGGCGCTGTTGTCACTGTGGCTGATATCGATATGAACCGCACGAAAGCTGTCGCTGAAAAATCTGGTTCTAAAGCGGTTTCTCCGGATGAAATCTTGTTTGTTGAAACGGACATCTTGGCTCCATGTGCTTTGGGTGCGATCGTGAACGACCAAACTATCACGAAGTTTAAAACAAAAGTGATCGCTGGCGGCGCGAACAACGTCTTGGCGGAAGCTCGCCACGGTGATCAGTTGAAAGAGTTGGGCGTTCTTTATGCTCCAGACTACGTGATCAATGCCGGTGGTTTGATGAACGTATTCGTGGAACTTGAAGGTTATTCTCCAGAACGTGCTTTTGAGAAAACGAAACGCGTTTATGACAATATCTTGAAAGTGTACGAGATCGCAAAACGCGACAATATCGGAACTCACACAGCGGCAGACCGTTTGGCTGAAGAGCGTATCAACACAATTGGTCGCTTGAAACAACGCCATCCTGGTAAGTCTTCTCGTGCGTTCACGACGTTGAAAGAAGTCCACAACCGCTAA